In Sorghum bicolor cultivar BTx623 chromosome 8, Sorghum_bicolor_NCBIv3, whole genome shotgun sequence, one genomic interval encodes:
- the LOC8066315 gene encoding uncharacterized protein LOC8066315: MKIVYVTAVVFLVLAIMSSTSPSLCQAGNCIGCKKRPPPPSDETCYEDRKCSVSRCHLGCIHRGFVGNDRGAYCRGNDCCCKH; the protein is encoded by the exons ATGAAGATTGTCTACGTGACAGCTGTTGTGTTCTTGGTTCTTGCAATCATGTCTTCTACCTCCCCATCATTGTGCCAAGCTGGGAACT GCATCGGCTGCAAAAAGAGACCGCCACCGCCATCCGATGAGACATGCTACGAGGACCGAAAGTGTTCAGTTTCGAGGTGCCACCTGGGTTGCATACACAGAGGCTTTGTGGGCAACGACAGAGGTGCTTACTGCCGTGGGAACGATTGCTGCTGCAAACATTGA